The genome window attccaaatggctaaaattatatatatttttttatcatctCACCCAGCTGcagacaataacccataatgacaaagtgaaatcatgtttttcattttttctcaactgtattgaaaatgaaatacagaaatatctcatttacataagtattcacaaaaCTTACACAatacttcggcgatgtcatctacaaaattgcttctaacactctactcagcaaactggatgcagtttttcacagtgccatccgttttgccactaaagcaccttataccactcaccactgcgacctgtatgctctagtcggctgaccCTGgatacatattcgtcgccagacccactggctccaggtcatctacacgtccatgctaggtaaagctccgccttatctcagttcattggtcacgatggcaacacccacccgtagcacgcgctccagcaggtgtatctcactgatcatccctaaagccaacacctcatttggccgcctttcgttccagttctctgctgcctgtgactggaacgaattgcaaaaatcgctgaagttggagacttttatctccctcaccaacttcaaacatctgctatctgagcagctaaccgatcgctgcagctgtacatagcctatcggtaaatagcccacccaattttacctacctcatccccatactgtttttatttatttacttttctgctcttttgcacaccaatatctctacctgtacatgaccatctgatcatttatcactccagtgttaatctgcaaaattgtaattattagcctacctcctcatgccttttgcacacaatgtatatagactcccctttttttctactgtgttattgacttgttaattgtttactccatgtgtaactctgtgttgtctgtttacactgctatgctttatcttggccaggtcgcagttgcaaatgagaacttgttttcaactacactacctggttaaataaaggtgaaataaaacaaataaaaaataaaacatgttagaatcacctttggcagtgattaaagctgtgagtctttctgggtaagtctccaaaAGCTTTGCACCCCTGGATTGTACCATATTTGCAATATCACAATatttacagtacctgtcaaaagtctggacacacccactcatttaagggtttttctttatttttaatttttttttacatttgagaaaaatagtgaagacatcaaaactatgaaatagcacaattgtaatcatgtagtaagcaaaaagtgttaaacaaatccaaatatattttatatttgagagtcTTCGAAGGAGCCATCCTTTTCCTTGactactttgcacactcttggcattctctcaaaccttttcatgaggtagtcacctggaatacctGGAAACAACCAATAggttgttttgtgacaaggtaggcatagtgtacagaagatagccctatttggtaaaagaccaagtccatattatgccaagaacagctcaaataagcaaagagaaacaagtcCATTGTTACTTAAGACAAGAATGTCAGTCAAAACGGAAatattcaagaactttgaaagtttcttctcgtgaagtcgcaaaaaccatgaagcgctacgatgaaactggctctcatgaggaagacccagagttacctttgctgcagaggataagttcagtagaggtaactgcacctcagattggagcccaaataaatgcttcacagagttcaagaaacacacacatgtcAACAtgcactgttcagaggagactgcgtgaatcaggccttcatggtcgaattgttccattgaaaccactactaaaggacggaCACCAAtattaagaagagacttgcttgggccaagaaacacgagcaatggaccgtGAGACcgttagactggtggaaatctgtcctttggtctgatgagtccaaatttgagatcttTACAGAGCTTGTTTTGCCAAGGAAAGTGAAAAGGACTGAGGGAAAGTAAAATGGAAAATACATGGAAAGGAACATGGAAGAACCTCAAAGAACATTGCATTTTCAAGATCATGTAACATCAAACATAACATCAATATGCATCTTATATTCCTGCCCTTACAGAAAAACCACATAATTTCAATTGACATTttatgtgaaaacatgttttggaaCACAACGTGATCACATTTTCACATGTGTAGTTTAATGTAATCACATGTTGCTTTacatgttatcacattaacttcacatgTATTTTCTACATACTTTTTCGCGTCAGCAGTCCATCAGGCCAATAGATGGCGCTGTTGCACTGTTGTAGCAGGAGAAACAGCAAGTTCTGGCCAAGCGCTCACCATTCTGCAGAATAAGGACCAGAACTTTACAGAGGTAAACTGTGTCTGTTCTTTTACTATTACAGGTATGTAACAGAACTTCAAACGTTCAAATATATACACAATATGTAATAACATGCTATTTAACAACTTTGTCCAGATATTATCACGTTTGGAAAGGTTTTGATTTGGCTTTGTGTCGAACTGAGTGAGAGAAGAACGTGATTTACATTGAGTGAGAGTATATGTTAGCTTGATGCTAGCtgaggtaaaaaaacaaaacatttacgaGTCACAGAGACTATGTTTACTCAGTAGCTTACTTGTACTGGATTTTGTCTAGGAGATTTTTTTTATCAAGAATCCGTTTGTTAGCGATTTCTGAGTTGGTTTTAGATGTTATTGGTTGTTTTGTGTAAAATTGTGCTCACTAGCTGGTAAGTGGCCGAGCACGCTCAGTCTGGTGGACTTTTAGTGCATACAGTGAGGGAGAGACGATTTTCTGGAGGTGCCACTATCTTAAAGCTGAATGTAATTATTGTCACTTTTCTATAGAGGTAGCGGTATATAGAGAAACATTCAGTTATTTATGGTTTCATATATAGGTGTTTCTATTGTATGAATGTGAAATACATTGTGGTTTTCATGTGAAACCATACACTAAGACAGGGTTATTTGTGGAACATTTTTGAATTCTGCTTTAGGTAAAGTGcattcatgttgtgttatttaaagtgtgcacttgtttgaTGTGAATATTTTCAAAGTACTAACAAGAAAATAGACAATTGaacaagagaaaaaaaaacattcttcaGAATAAAGAAAGCGCCAGAACTTTGCAGACTAAACTTGTGTCCGTTCTTTTTACTATTGCAGGCCACCTCAGCTGCACGTGTACTCTGTCTGCACACGCATccacgcatgcacatacacacggacaaacacacactaatgttctctctcttgtGTTTGTCAGCAGTTCATCGTGGCCCTGTTGTTCGCCTCCTTCACCAAAGCTCTGTCAGGGACCTACATGAAGAGTGCCATCACTCAGAGAAACACTTTGACCTGTCCAGCTCTCTCATTGGACTCATAGACGGCAGCTTTGAGATGGGTATCAACAATAACATTGAGTTGCTTGAGAATTCATGTAGTAAAAATCTGATACAGACTACAGTATGATCGATTTTTCTTGTGGTTCAATCAGAGTCTGCTCTCAATACTGTCCAGTTTTATAGTTGTTCCTATTAATTGATTGACTGACGTTTGTCCATGACTCTACTGTCAACCTCTAACATTGTTTTATTTGATGCTGTGTTGTTGCAGCCTGGTATCCAAACTAATACGCCATTTTTAGTTTAAAAAATAACTGTGTTTATAATTTGCGATTCCTGACtactgtagtgttgtggtttCTTGCAGGTAACCTGCTGTTCCTGGCTGTGGTCAGCCATTTGGGGGCGAAGCTGCACCGGCCCAGGCTCATTGCTATGGGCTGTTTCCTCATGGCTGTAGGATCCTTCCTCACAGGCCTGCCACACTTCTTCATGGGACGGTAAAACAACTGAAATTAAACTTGTACTTGTAGAGATACTCCAATGCGTAGGATAGTTTCACTTTAGAAATAAAGAAATGTATCCAGTTTTTGATTAATCTCAGGTAACTTAGAACTAAAGTCTTGTGTAATTGGTCAGCTGCTTGATTATGTTTTGGGGCCATACATGTTAAGAGAAGGGACCAGAAGATGAAGCAGTGGTTCCAACCAGTGTCTCCACTGCTCAAGGGCCCACTTAACTGCCAAAAGCTCCCAGTTGTATACATCATAGTTGCCTTCCGCTGGCGAGACCTGCTTGGAGTGAAAGGAGCATGGGTGCAGTTTCTTGTCCTCCTTGTTCCACTGTGAAAGGACCACACCAGCTCCGGTGTCCGGttgtccacctctaccacaaaggGACGAGTAGGATCAGGATGAACGAGGATGGGTTCGGAGGAGAAACGTCCCTTGAGCTCTATGAATGCCCTGTCAGCCTCGGGATTCCTGCAAAAACCTGCTTGAGTGAGGTGGGACAGGGCCGTAAATGTTCCGGAGGGGGTTTTGGAGAAGATCGGGATGTTGTCGAGGTGAACAAAGACGAACCGGTTCAACATATCCCTAAGAGTATCATTGATCAATGCCTGAAAGACTGCTGGTGAGTTCAATATTCCAAAGGTCATGGCTAAATACTCATTGACCACTAGGGGTGTTAAAGGACattttcctctcatctccttgaTTCTCTCCAGATTTTAAGCGTTGCAGAGGTCCAGTTTGGTGAAGAATTGGATTCTTAGTGCCAACTCCGAGGCGGCGGACATCGGGTAGGGGGTAACAATTCTTGATCGTAATCCTTTTCAGCCCTCTGTAATTGATTCAAGGACTGAAGtttgggtcagagacagagagacaagggatGCGATTAGACATGCAGCCCAATTATGatattttttcactaattggtcttttgaccaatcacattagaTATTTTCGTATCAGCTCTTTTTCGGGGaatatctgattggtcaaaataccaaataCTCAAAAAAAATgactgaattgggctgcctgtctcaaCGAATCCATAGAAACCTGGACATGCTCCAACTGAAATGTTCCCTCCTGTCAGTACTGATGTTGAATGGCATTAAATACACTTGAAACTCCAGCACACTAGTAGCACTAAAGATGTGTGAGTATAACTTTCCAGGTGAGTTGAACCTGCCTGTGGGTGCAGTGGGGATATTCCTGGGAGGTCTACTGATGAAGAGGTATAAGCTTGGCATTGTGTCTGGATCCCAGATGTCTTTCGTCATCTCCTTCATGgcctacctcctcctccctctgcagtCTGGCACTAAGTGTGACAACGTTCAGGTGGCTGGTCTGACCCTGTCCTATAACGGGTAAATATGACATCTGAatggttggttggtgggttgaTAAAAACAAAAGTTTTGATCAGTGGAATATGAGGGAAAGTTTAACAAAACACACATGGGCTTGTGCCGGGGCTCCCTCTTGTgggaatatacagtatggttgttacTGAGCCAGGATTCCTGGCTGTTTTGTCACTGTGCCTGTGTCAATGATAGTTCAGCAACAATTATTTAAACATCATTATTACCAGCCATTTTCTCTGTCCCCCGGGTCCCCTGGTGTACGATGGCAG of Oncorhynchus masou masou isolate Uvic2021 unplaced genomic scaffold, UVic_Omas_1.1 unplaced_scaffold_1128, whole genome shotgun sequence contains these proteins:
- the LOC135529262 gene encoding solute carrier organic anion transporter family member 4C1-like — translated: MDLHQANRWRCCTVVAGETASSGQALTILQNKDQNFTEVNCVCSFTITAVHRGPVVRLLHQSSVRDLHEECHHSEKHFDLSSSLIGLIDGSFEMGNLLFLAVVSHLGAKLHRPRLIAMGCFLMAVGSFLTGLPHFFMGR